The following coding sequences are from one Ammoniphilus sp. CFH 90114 window:
- a CDS encoding homogentisate 1,2-dioxygenase, translating to MPFYKQMGEIPKKRHVTFRKEDGSLYREQVMGTKGFSGIQSILYHHHMPTSVSKAELIGSYMPQYEEQGALTHRHFRTAMHHEVGDAVSGREYVLGNEDLLIGIVNPTKAMDYFYRNGDGDELLFVHKGTGKVETMFGTLSYRPGDYIVMPIGTIHRFLPDSGESKFLVVETNSWISTPKRYRNAHGQLLEHSPFCERDIRVPEELVTHSETGEFEVRTKSRGLIHRHVMTHHPLDVVGWDGYLFPWIFNVEDFEPITGRIHLPPPIHQTFEGNNFVICSFVPRLYDYHPEAIPAPYYHSNVDSDEVLYYVKGNFMSRKGIEEASITLHPLGIPHGPHPGKIEASIGKKETLELAVMIDTFRPLKVVKKAQTYEDQPYMYSWLESK from the coding sequence ATGCCTTTTTATAAACAGATGGGGGAGATTCCCAAGAAGCGGCACGTTACATTTAGAAAGGAAGATGGCTCTTTATACAGAGAGCAAGTGATGGGTACCAAGGGTTTTTCCGGTATTCAATCCATTCTCTATCATCACCATATGCCTACTTCCGTGTCAAAAGCAGAATTAATAGGGTCTTATATGCCTCAGTATGAAGAGCAGGGTGCACTTACTCATCGGCATTTCCGGACCGCTATGCATCATGAAGTTGGAGATGCGGTAAGCGGAAGAGAGTATGTGTTAGGTAATGAGGACTTGTTGATTGGTATTGTCAATCCAACGAAAGCGATGGATTATTTCTACCGCAATGGTGATGGGGATGAATTATTGTTTGTCCATAAAGGAACTGGCAAGGTAGAGACCATGTTTGGGACCCTATCTTACCGACCAGGTGATTATATTGTCATGCCTATAGGGACCATTCATCGTTTCTTACCGGATAGTGGAGAATCTAAATTTCTAGTTGTGGAAACCAACAGCTGGATTAGTACGCCTAAGCGTTATCGGAATGCTCACGGCCAGTTGCTTGAGCATAGTCCTTTCTGTGAAAGAGATATACGCGTCCCTGAAGAGCTCGTTACTCATTCGGAAACCGGGGAGTTTGAAGTTAGAACCAAGTCTCGTGGGCTGATTCACCGTCACGTCATGACTCATCATCCATTAGATGTAGTGGGGTGGGACGGCTATCTTTTCCCTTGGATCTTTAATGTGGAAGATTTCGAGCCTATTACAGGCCGTATTCATCTGCCTCCTCCAATCCATCAGACGTTTGAAGGGAATAACTTTGTCATTTGCTCATTTGTTCCAAGGTTATACGATTATCATCCTGAAGCCATTCCAGCCCCTTATTACCATAGCAACGTGGATAGTGATGAAGTGCTTTATTATGTTAAAGGAAACTTCATGAGCAGAAAGGGAATAGAAGAAGCATCCATTACGCTCCACCCGCTTGGCATTCCTCACGGACCTCATCCAGGTAAAATTGAGGCGAGTATTGGAAAGAAGGAAACACTTGAGCTGGCTGTCATGATTGATACCTTCCGCCCTCTCAAAGTGGTAAAGAAAGCCCAGACCTATGAGGATCAGCCATATATGTACAGTTGGTTGGAAAGCAAATAA
- a CDS encoding fumarylacetoacetate hydrolase family protein: protein MRLVTFINPEGEKRVGLVMDNSIMDVEKASSGKIPANMLDLLKEQETHLPLLKQLNDSTLAKEAVSYPLGEITLCAPIPNPPSVRDFYAFEQHVKTARERRGLSVVPEWYQIPVFYFTNHHAIIGPNDPVHRPRKTNWLDYELEIACIIGKKGRNIKAEEADSYIFGFTILNDWSARDLQRQEVAVGLGPAKGKDFATSIGPYLVTKDELEVYRVGDRYDLSMTAKVNGKLLSEGNFKDIYYTFGQMIERASEDATLYPGDIIGSGTVGTGCILEIGTEVHRWLEPGDVVELEITGLGTLRTEVKD, encoded by the coding sequence ATGAGATTAGTGACATTTATCAATCCAGAAGGTGAGAAGAGAGTTGGCTTGGTAATGGATAATTCCATTATGGATGTAGAAAAAGCAAGCTCTGGAAAGATTCCTGCAAACATGCTCGACTTGTTAAAAGAGCAGGAGACTCATCTTCCCTTACTAAAACAACTAAATGATTCCACTCTAGCAAAAGAGGCAGTTAGCTATCCGCTTGGTGAAATTACGCTTTGTGCGCCGATTCCTAATCCTCCAAGTGTTCGAGATTTTTATGCGTTCGAACAGCATGTAAAGACGGCAAGGGAAAGAAGAGGGTTGTCCGTAGTGCCTGAGTGGTATCAGATCCCTGTTTTCTATTTTACAAATCATCATGCCATTATTGGTCCGAATGATCCGGTTCATCGACCAAGGAAAACCAACTGGTTAGATTATGAGTTGGAAATAGCTTGTATCATTGGTAAAAAAGGACGAAATATCAAGGCAGAAGAGGCGGATTCTTATATATTTGGGTTTACCATCCTTAATGATTGGAGTGCCCGAGATCTACAAAGACAAGAGGTAGCGGTTGGGCTTGGGCCTGCAAAGGGCAAGGATTTTGCGACTTCTATTGGGCCTTATTTAGTCACGAAGGATGAACTCGAAGTTTATCGAGTTGGAGATCGATATGATCTCTCGATGACTGCGAAAGTGAATGGGAAGCTGCTGTCAGAAGGTAACTTTAAAGATATTTACTATACTTTCGGCCAGATGATTGAGAGGGCGTCTGAAGATGCTACCCTATATCCAGGAGATATTATTGGATCAGGGACAGTAGGAACCGGTTGTATTCTTGAAATAGGGACAGAAGTGCATCGTTGGCTTGAGCCAGGGGATGTGGTAGAGCTTGAAATTACGGGGCTAGGAACATTGCGAACTGAAGTGAAGGATTAG
- a CDS encoding flavin reductase family protein translates to MIVEPSTLAWKDAYKLLIGSILPRPIAFVSTIDKEGLANLAPFSFFTGICADPFLVCFAPMRRGTDGEKKDTLKNIEATKEFVINIVGEKIVSQMNDCAIDYSSEIDEFEQVKLTKASSQIVLPPRVEESDVQLECVLREILDFGDQPGAGSLVIGQVVAVHIRDELYKDGKIDTEMLQPIGRLAGQSYTRAAADTFVLERKTAAMKP, encoded by the coding sequence ATGATCGTTGAGCCAAGTACATTAGCCTGGAAGGATGCCTATAAATTATTAATTGGTTCCATCCTTCCTCGGCCGATCGCCTTTGTTTCTACAATAGATAAAGAGGGCCTAGCTAACCTGGCCCCCTTCAGCTTTTTTACGGGAATATGTGCGGATCCTTTCCTCGTTTGTTTTGCCCCAATGCGCAGGGGAACGGATGGCGAGAAAAAAGATACCCTTAAGAATATTGAAGCTACAAAAGAGTTTGTAATCAATATCGTTGGTGAAAAAATCGTCAGCCAGATGAATGATTGTGCCATTGATTATTCTTCTGAAATTGATGAGTTTGAGCAGGTGAAATTGACCAAAGCATCCAGCCAGATTGTTTTGCCTCCTCGAGTAGAAGAAAGTGATGTCCAGTTGGAGTGTGTACTCCGTGAAATTCTTGACTTTGGTGATCAACCAGGTGCAGGTAGCTTAGTCATCGGGCAAGTGGTTGCTGTTCATATTCGTGATGAACTATATAAGGATGGAAAAATTGATACCGAGATGCTTCAACCGATTGGTCGTCTGGCAGGACAGTCTTATACTCGGGCTGCTGCAGATACCTTCGTGCTGGAGAGAAAGACAGCAGCGATGAAACCCTAA
- the hisC gene encoding histidinol-phosphate transaminase, with the protein MNLLDKIPTRKEIESLGVYVPGKPIEEVKRELGLEKIYKLASNENPFGFSDLARDAMIREVNTTNSYPEGTAPVLAEKIALHLGVAKESVIVGNGSDELIRLLSRAYIRPEDEVIMADVTFPRYETNIQIEGGKVVTVPLVDGVHDLSGMLEAINDQTRMIFVCNPNNPTGTIVGRVALSEFIEKVPPHILLVVDEAYYEYVTDEDYLQTLPMLEDHPNLIILRTFSKIYGLAALRVGYGMMHPSIVKELMKVKEPFNTNRIAQAAACASLDDAGFVEDCKQKNAEGRTYLAEEVARLGYSSFPSQGNFIMIQLDRSGDEVFQALLKQGIIVRSGGLLGYPQTIRVSVGTPEENQAFIQAFKEAMVTSQ; encoded by the coding sequence ATGAATCTATTAGATAAGATTCCAACAAGGAAAGAGATTGAATCTCTAGGTGTCTATGTCCCAGGAAAACCAATTGAAGAAGTAAAGAGAGAACTTGGTCTCGAAAAAATTTATAAGTTGGCCTCTAATGAAAACCCTTTCGGGTTTTCTGATTTGGCCAGAGATGCTATGATACGCGAAGTGAACACAACAAATTCTTATCCTGAGGGGACTGCACCAGTCCTTGCAGAAAAAATTGCTCTTCACCTAGGCGTAGCAAAAGAATCAGTCATCGTAGGGAATGGATCTGATGAGTTAATTCGTTTATTAAGTCGTGCGTATATTCGTCCTGAAGACGAAGTGATTATGGCGGACGTGACTTTCCCTCGCTATGAAACAAATATCCAAATTGAAGGCGGCAAGGTGGTTACCGTTCCTTTAGTAGATGGTGTCCATGATCTTTCAGGCATGCTAGAGGCTATAAACGATCAGACAAGAATGATTTTTGTATGTAACCCGAATAACCCAACAGGAACGATTGTAGGACGAGTTGCCTTATCCGAATTCATAGAGAAGGTTCCTCCGCATATCCTGTTGGTGGTGGATGAAGCTTATTACGAGTACGTAACGGATGAAGACTATCTGCAGACTTTGCCCATGCTTGAGGATCATCCCAATTTAATTATCTTGCGAACTTTTTCTAAGATTTATGGGTTGGCAGCTTTAAGAGTAGGCTATGGTATGATGCATCCTTCTATTGTGAAAGAACTCATGAAGGTCAAAGAACCATTCAATACGAATCGGATTGCTCAAGCTGCCGCTTGCGCATCGCTAGATGATGCAGGATTTGTAGAGGATTGTAAACAAAAGAATGCGGAAGGAAGAACGTATTTAGCAGAGGAAGTCGCTAGATTGGGGTATTCTTCGTTTCCATCGCAAGGAAATTTCATTATGATCCAACTCGATCGTTCAGGGGACGAGGTATTCCAAGCTCTTCTAAAGCAAGGAATCATCGTTCGTTCTGGAGGCCTGCTAGGCTACCCGCAAACCATTAGGGTATCTGTCGGAACTCCAGAGGAGAATCAAGCTTTTATTCAGGCATTTAAGGAAGCGATGGTGACATCCCAATGA
- the hppD gene encoding 4-hydroxyphenylpyruvate dioxygenase, with translation MQEQGLMQQNNQDFFPVHDVDYVEMYVGNAKQTAHYYATAFGFKPMAYSGLETGERSKVSYVLEQNRIRFVISGTLNSEHPVAQFVLKHGDGVKDVALRVDDVEKAYKEAISRGAIAIMEPHTLTDEHGSIKKAVIGTYGDTIHTLIERKDYKGSFMPGYQAFESNTPYLSTGLIGIDHVVGNVEKMEEWVSYYEKVMGFKAMIHFDDEDISTEYSALMSKVMTNGARIKFPINEPAEGKRKSQIQEYLEYYNGAGVQHLALLTNDIIKTVTSLRANGVEFLETPDSYYDMLNERVGKIDEDVERLRELKILVDRDDEGYLLQIFTKPIVDRPTLFIEIIQRKGARGFGEGNFKALFESIEREQERRGNL, from the coding sequence ATGCAAGAACAAGGTCTAATGCAACAAAATAACCAAGATTTTTTCCCAGTTCATGATGTCGACTATGTAGAGATGTATGTTGGTAATGCCAAGCAAACGGCTCATTATTATGCTACAGCTTTTGGATTTAAGCCAATGGCTTACTCTGGATTAGAGACAGGTGAACGGAGCAAAGTTTCTTATGTCCTTGAGCAAAATAGGATTCGTTTTGTGATCAGTGGGACGCTAAACTCTGAGCATCCCGTTGCGCAATTTGTGCTCAAGCATGGAGATGGTGTAAAGGACGTTGCTCTTCGCGTAGATGATGTTGAGAAGGCTTACAAGGAAGCAATTTCTCGTGGTGCTATTGCTATTATGGAACCGCATACATTAACCGATGAGCATGGCTCGATAAAGAAAGCTGTAATCGGTACCTACGGAGATACCATTCATACTCTCATTGAACGAAAAGACTATAAAGGTTCTTTTATGCCAGGCTATCAAGCGTTCGAATCAAACACTCCTTATCTTTCAACCGGTTTAATTGGTATCGACCATGTTGTAGGAAACGTTGAGAAAATGGAAGAGTGGGTTTCTTATTACGAAAAGGTAATGGGTTTCAAAGCGATGATTCACTTCGATGACGAAGATATTAGCACAGAATACTCCGCTTTAATGTCCAAGGTAATGACCAATGGAGCTAGAATTAAATTCCCTATTAATGAACCAGCAGAAGGAAAGAGAAAGTCCCAGATTCAAGAATATCTGGAGTACTATAACGGAGCTGGGGTACAGCATTTAGCCTTGCTTACGAACGATATTATTAAAACCGTAACTTCCTTGCGTGCTAACGGAGTAGAATTCCTTGAAACTCCAGATAGCTACTATGATATGTTGAATGAGCGCGTAGGTAAAATTGACGAAGATGTAGAAAGACTACGTGAATTGAAAATCTTAGTTGACCGTGATGATGAAGGGTATTTATTACAAATCTTTACAAAACCCATTGTAGACCGACCTACCTTGTTTATTGAGATTATCCAGCGTAAAGGGGCAAGAGGTTTCGGAGAAGGTAACTTCAAAGCTCTTTTTGAGTCTATTGAACGTGAACAAGAACGCAGAGGGAATCTATAG
- the ytvI gene encoding sporulation integral membrane protein YtvI codes for MSIRKLILPLLIGVLGLILVLHGIPLVLALITAILLEPIIQLMIRVFNMKRMPAVTITYILFLASFGMGSYWLSTLLVVQSVELAHKLPMLSAHFFETLERYIIVWEKYYALLPVETISTIQQVLNSLKNSAMIAASTVTKWIFNIVAALPELLLISIVYLISLFLISFDLPSLRNGFMNLFTPSAKEKVDLVLNQLSRALVGFLGAQIILSLMTYLLALIGLLILDVKYAFLIAFIIVLVDILPILGTGSFIVPWAAYQFFINNDQFLAVGLIILFLVITVVRRIVEPKILGESLGISALAALASLYIGFQLLGFVGFILGPAIVIIIEALLKAGFLKVKLDF; via the coding sequence ATGTCCATACGTAAATTAATCTTGCCGTTACTAATAGGTGTACTGGGACTAATATTAGTTCTTCATGGAATTCCTCTTGTCCTTGCACTGATTACCGCCATTTTGCTTGAGCCCATAATACAACTAATGATTCGAGTCTTCAATATGAAGCGAATGCCCGCGGTAACCATTACTTATATCTTGTTCTTAGCTTCTTTTGGAATGGGTTCCTATTGGTTATCTACCCTACTGGTTGTTCAAAGTGTAGAGCTCGCACACAAGTTACCTATGCTTTCTGCCCATTTCTTCGAGACCCTAGAAAGATATATTATTGTATGGGAGAAATATTATGCTCTTCTTCCTGTAGAAACTATCTCTACGATTCAACAAGTCCTTAATTCTTTGAAGAATTCAGCTATGATAGCCGCATCCACCGTTACGAAGTGGATATTTAATATCGTGGCTGCACTTCCAGAGTTGTTACTAATTTCGATTGTTTATTTAATTAGCTTGTTTCTTATCAGTTTCGATCTACCTTCCTTGCGAAACGGGTTCATGAATTTGTTTACCCCTTCAGCTAAGGAAAAAGTGGATTTAGTCCTCAATCAATTATCAAGGGCCTTAGTTGGATTTCTTGGAGCACAAATTATATTGAGCTTAATGACATACCTATTGGCATTGATTGGGTTACTGATATTAGATGTGAAATATGCCTTTTTAATTGCCTTTATCATTGTATTGGTAGATATCCTTCCAATTTTAGGGACAGGCTCGTTCATTGTACCTTGGGCAGCGTACCAATTTTTTATTAATAATGATCAATTCTTAGCTGTGGGTCTTATTATTCTGTTTCTTGTGATCACTGTAGTGAGAAGAATTGTTGAACCTAAGATCCTCGGTGAGAGTTTGGGAATCAGCGCATTAGCGGCGCTCGCAAGTCTTTATATAGGTTTCCAGCTATTGGGGTTTGTAGGATTTATTTTAGGGCCTGCGATTGTTATTATTATTGAGGCCTTGTTAAAGGCAGGATTCTTAAAGGTGAAACTTGATTTCTAA
- a CDS encoding DUF2325 domain-containing protein translates to MSLMIVGADHLGNIEEKLSEIGYREILHITGRKPQEVKKDIPEKINLILVLTDYVNHNLSKVIKQKAKEQSLPICFAKRSWSSIHQVLNEHRQINYIS, encoded by the coding sequence ATGTCACTTATGATCGTAGGCGCAGACCACTTAGGGAATATTGAAGAAAAGTTATCTGAAATTGGCTATAGGGAGATTCTTCATATCACAGGAAGAAAACCACAGGAAGTGAAGAAAGATATACCGGAGAAAATAAACCTGATTCTCGTGCTTACGGATTATGTGAATCACAATCTTTCTAAGGTCATCAAACAAAAAGCCAAAGAACAATCCCTTCCCATTTGTTTTGCCAAGCGCTCCTGGAGCAGTATTCATCAAGTTCTGAATGAACATAGGCAAATCAACTACATATCATAA
- a CDS encoding SAM-dependent methyltransferase, with product MEKLQSLLAGIIPSRLLYQAVLSGVRKKEPDGIQKVTVKPVELKGQFFYQFSYYYEKKVLHDNLTVEETEQKLQELFSEVFKQGMIHTAEADYQVLISKKFKVTILKKPASIKQVELTHNRKKNYLLEEGTPIPFLVELGVMNPEGKVLAKKYDKFRQINRFLEMIRDIVPHLNKDRKLTILDFGCGKSYLTFAMYHYLREVEGLDFQVVGLDLKEDVICHCNELVEKLQYKDLRFLVGDIAKYTEVDHVDMVVTLHACDTATDAALEKAVRWGADVILSVPCCQHEMFTQVENEVLDPMLKHGIIKERFSALATDSVRATLLELMGYRTQILEFIDLEHTPKNLLIRAVKGKQTNVDQIAESYLEFKRFLQVTPYLEKALEDKLEPILAGMKK from the coding sequence ATGGAAAAACTACAGTCATTACTTGCAGGGATTATCCCGTCGCGTTTATTGTATCAAGCCGTACTTAGTGGTGTAAGAAAGAAAGAACCTGATGGCATCCAAAAAGTTACCGTAAAACCGGTCGAACTAAAAGGGCAGTTCTTCTATCAATTCAGCTATTATTACGAGAAGAAGGTTCTTCACGATAATTTAACTGTGGAGGAAACGGAACAAAAGTTACAAGAGTTGTTTTCAGAAGTATTTAAGCAAGGAATGATCCATACGGCTGAAGCCGACTATCAGGTTTTAATAAGCAAGAAATTTAAGGTAACGATCTTAAAGAAACCCGCCTCAATAAAACAGGTTGAGCTTACACATAATCGGAAGAAAAATTACTTACTTGAAGAAGGAACCCCGATTCCGTTCTTAGTAGAATTAGGGGTAATGAACCCAGAAGGAAAGGTTCTCGCTAAGAAGTATGATAAGTTCAGGCAGATTAATCGATTCCTTGAGATGATTCGAGACATTGTACCGCATCTTAATAAGGATAGAAAGTTGACTATTTTAGATTTTGGGTGTGGAAAATCTTATTTGACGTTTGCTATGTATCATTATTTAAGGGAAGTAGAAGGACTTGACTTCCAAGTGGTGGGCTTGGATCTAAAGGAAGACGTCATCTGTCATTGCAATGAGTTGGTGGAGAAACTACAGTACAAGGACCTTCGTTTCTTAGTCGGGGACATTGCCAAATATACGGAAGTGGACCATGTCGATATGGTCGTTACCTTGCATGCTTGTGATACGGCAACGGACGCGGCACTAGAAAAAGCAGTTCGTTGGGGTGCGGATGTTATCCTTTCCGTTCCTTGCTGTCAGCATGAGATGTTTACCCAAGTGGAAAATGAGGTCTTGGATCCGATGTTAAAGCATGGAATCATTAAAGAGAGGTTCTCCGCTTTAGCAACCGACTCTGTAAGAGCTACCTTACTGGAGCTAATGGGATACCGAACGCAGATACTAGAATTTATTGATCTAGAGCATACTCCTAAAAATTTACTTATTCGCGCCGTCAAGGGAAAACAGACGAATGTGGATCAAATCGCGGAAAGTTATCTAGAGTTTAAACGATTCCTCCAAGTCACCCCGTATTTAGAAAAAGCACTCGAGGATAAGCTCGAGCCGATACTCGCAGGAATGAAAAAATAG
- the gndA gene encoding NADP-dependent phosphogluconate dehydrogenase → MSKQQIGVIGLAVMGKNLALNIESRGFSVSVYNRSAEKTEELLKEAEGKNLVGTYSIEEFVESLETPRKILIMVKAGKPTDDTIEQLKPLLAEGDILIDGGNAYFPDTLRRNKDLESQGIRFIGAGVSGGEEGALKGPAIMPGGQEDAYKLVEPILTAISAKVGDDPCCTYIGPDGAGHYVKMVHNGIEYGDMQLICEAYHLMKHTLNLSAEEFHEVFAEWNKGELDSYLIEITADIFTKIDEETGKPMVDLILDTAGQKGTGKWTSQSSLDLGVPLSIITESVFARFLSAMKEERVAASKILRGPSSTGVSVNREEFIEAVRKALYASKICSYAQGFAQMRAASEEYNWNLNYGNIAMIFRGGCIIRAQFLQNIKNAYDHNSELKNLLLDPYFQDIVETYQDAWRQVVSVAIASGIPVPAFASALAYFDSYRTETLPANLLQAQRDYFGAHTYQRIDKVGTFHTQWIKE, encoded by the coding sequence ATGTCTAAGCAGCAAATCGGGGTCATCGGACTTGCCGTAATGGGTAAGAATCTGGCGTTGAATATAGAGAGCCGGGGATTTTCTGTTTCGGTCTACAACCGATCAGCGGAAAAAACGGAGGAACTACTAAAAGAAGCTGAAGGGAAAAACCTAGTAGGGACATACAGTATTGAAGAATTTGTAGAGTCATTAGAGACACCTCGTAAGATTCTTATTATGGTGAAGGCTGGGAAGCCTACTGATGATACCATTGAACAATTGAAGCCTCTTCTAGCTGAGGGGGATATTTTAATTGACGGAGGAAATGCCTACTTCCCGGATACTTTGCGCAGAAACAAAGATCTAGAATCTCAAGGCATTCGTTTTATTGGAGCAGGGGTTTCTGGTGGGGAAGAAGGAGCATTAAAAGGCCCAGCTATCATGCCAGGTGGACAGGAAGATGCTTACAAATTAGTTGAACCCATCCTAACTGCTATTTCTGCTAAAGTAGGGGATGATCCTTGTTGTACGTATATCGGTCCAGACGGGGCTGGTCACTATGTAAAGATGGTACATAACGGAATTGAATATGGGGATATGCAGTTAATTTGTGAAGCCTACCACTTGATGAAGCATACCCTGAACTTGAGTGCAGAGGAGTTCCACGAAGTGTTTGCTGAATGGAACAAGGGAGAACTCGACAGCTATTTAATTGAGATTACGGCTGATATCTTCACGAAGATCGATGAAGAAACAGGTAAGCCTATGGTTGATCTCATCTTGGATACCGCAGGCCAAAAGGGAACTGGAAAATGGACAAGCCAAAGCTCATTAGATCTTGGGGTTCCTTTATCCATTATTACAGAATCGGTGTTTGCTCGATTCCTCTCCGCCATGAAGGAAGAAAGAGTGGCTGCAAGCAAGATCTTGCGGGGCCCAAGTTCGACTGGCGTTTCTGTGAACCGTGAAGAATTTATTGAAGCTGTTCGCAAAGCTCTTTATGCAAGTAAGATATGCTCTTATGCACAAGGCTTTGCCCAGATGAGAGCGGCATCTGAAGAGTATAATTGGAACCTGAACTACGGCAACATTGCGATGATTTTTAGAGGGGGTTGCATTATTCGTGCGCAATTCCTGCAGAATATTAAGAATGCGTATGATCATAACTCAGAGTTAAAGAATCTCCTATTAGATCCTTACTTCCAGGATATTGTGGAGACCTATCAAGATGCCTGGAGACAAGTTGTATCCGTAGCGATTGCAAGTGGAATACCTGTACCAGCTTTTGCAAGTGCATTGGCTTACTTCGATAGCTACCGAACAGAAACACTTCCTGCTAATCTACTTCAAGCTCAGCGTGATTATTTTGGAGCACATACTTATCAGCGTATCGATAAGGTAGGGACGTTCCATACACAATGGATAAAAGAATAA
- a CDS encoding Xaa-Pro peptidase family protein, with translation MMDNIFTQRIKRTLSYLEEQKLDVAMITSPTNIYYLTGFYCDPLERFMALVFDVEKGIVQLFVPSIDLESAAKATGMDGLTPISDMDQPYTILKNWVGRSISQLGVEKKMMSLFQAERLKECFSDVRFVDVEEFITSMRLIKSSEDIQIVRRAIEVIEKVLQHGVSKVVPGVTELEITAELEYQMKVLGADRPAFETILLSGPQSALPHGRPGQRKIQSGEFLLFDLGVFVDGYCSDITRTFVVGEASEEQKSMYDAVLQGNLRGIEAVQAGKSFGEVDRAAREYIESAGYGQYFIHRLGHGLGLDVHEAPSIHGQNEMTMQPGMLFTIEPGVYISGVGGIRIEDDVFIGEDGKANVLTTYPKHLIEL, from the coding sequence ATGATGGATAACATATTCACACAGCGTATAAAGCGCACGCTTTCCTATCTTGAAGAACAAAAGCTAGATGTAGCGATGATCACTTCTCCAACCAATATTTATTACCTGACGGGTTTCTATTGCGATCCACTTGAGAGGTTTATGGCCTTAGTATTTGACGTCGAAAAAGGGATTGTGCAGTTATTCGTTCCTTCCATAGATCTAGAAAGTGCAGCTAAGGCAACAGGGATGGATGGACTTACACCGATATCCGATATGGATCAACCCTATACCATCTTGAAGAATTGGGTAGGACGTTCCATTTCACAACTGGGCGTTGAAAAGAAGATGATGAGTTTGTTCCAAGCGGAAAGATTAAAAGAATGTTTTTCCGATGTTCGTTTTGTGGATGTTGAGGAGTTCATTACTTCCATGCGCCTCATCAAGTCTAGCGAGGATATTCAGATCGTGCGTAGAGCGATCGAAGTCATTGAAAAAGTCCTGCAACATGGAGTTTCTAAGGTGGTACCTGGGGTTACTGAATTAGAGATTACAGCCGAGCTTGAGTATCAGATGAAAGTATTGGGGGCAGATCGCCCAGCGTTTGAGACCATCTTGTTATCAGGCCCTCAATCAGCTCTGCCTCATGGCCGCCCGGGACAAAGGAAAATTCAATCTGGAGAGTTCTTATTGTTTGATTTAGGTGTATTTGTTGACGGATATTGCTCTGACATTACACGGACTTTTGTAGTAGGAGAAGCATCGGAGGAGCAAAAATCCATGTATGATGCTGTTCTTCAAGGAAATTTGAGAGGGATTGAAGCGGTTCAAGCAGGGAAGTCATTTGGAGAAGTCGATCGTGCAGCTCGGGAGTATATTGAGTCAGCAGGATATGGGCAGTATTTTATTCATCGATTGGGTCATGGACTTGGTTTAGATGTTCACGAAGCCCCGTCGATTCACGGACAGAATGAGATGACAATGCAGCCAGGCATGTTGTTTACCATTGAACCTGGCGTTTACATTTCTGGAGTCGGTGGTATTCGCATTGAGGATGATGTCTTTATCGGAGAAGACGGAAAAGCGAATGTCTTGACGACGTATCCGAAACATCTGATCGAGTTATAA